Proteins encoded in a region of the Podarcis muralis chromosome 2, rPodMur119.hap1.1, whole genome shotgun sequence genome:
- the LOC114589659 gene encoding uncharacterized protein LOC114589659: protein MECEKNFSESRDLRIHQQNHNGEKPFKCMECGKSFSHSGALRTHQRTHTGEKPLECMQCGKSLNSSGALRTHQRTHTGEKPFECFECGKSFRESRNLRIHQRTHTGEKPFECIECGKSFSCSGHLRTHQRTHTGEKPFECIECGKSLSSSGNLRRHQRTHTGEKPFNCIECGKSFSQTGALRTHQQTHTGEKPFECIECGKNFSRSGVLRRHQRTHTGEKPFECIECGKNFSRSGVLRRHQRTHTGEKPFNCIECGKSFSCSGHLRTHQRTHTGEKPFECMECGKSFSESGTLRTHQRTHTGEKPFECIECGKSFSCSGHLRTHQRTHTGEKPFECIECGKSLSSSGNLRRHQRTHTGEKPFNCIECGKSFSQSGDLRTHQQTHTGEKPFECIECGKNFSRSGVLRRHQRTHTGEKPFNCIECGKSFSCSGHLRTHQRTHTGVKPFERFECGKSFRESQKLRIHQRTHTGEKPFKCIECGKSFSSSGPLRIHQRTHTGVKPFECIDCGKRFSQSGALRIHQRTHTGETL, encoded by the coding sequence gaaagagcttcagtcatagtggaGCCCTCAGAacacatcagcgaactcacacaggggagaaaccgttagaatgtatgcagtgtggaaagagcttgaaTTCTAGTGgagcccttagaacacatcaacgaactcacacaggggagaaaccgtttgaatgttttgaatgtggaaagagcttccgtgaaagtcgaaaccttagaatacatcaacgaactcacacaggggagaaaccatttgaatgcattgaatgtggaaagagcttcagttgtagtggacaccttagaacacatcaacgaactcacacaggggagaaaccatttgaatgcattgaatgtggaaagagcttgagttctagtggaaaccttagaagacatcaacgaactcacacgggggagaaaccatttaattgtattgaatgtggaaagagcttcagtcaaactggagcccttagaacacatcaacaaactcacacaggggagaaaccatttgaatgtattgaatgtggaaagaacttcagtcgtagtggagtccttagaagacatcaacgaactcacacgggggagaaaccatttgaatgtattgaatgtggaaagaacttcagtcgtagtggagtccttagaagacatcaacgaactcacacgggggagaaaccatttaattgcattgaatgtggaaagagcttcagttgtagtggacaccttagaacacatcaacgaactcacacaggggagaaaccgtttgaatgtatggagtgtggaaagagcttcagtgaaagtggaacccttagaacacatcaacgaactcacacaggggagaaaccatttgaatgcattgaatgtggaaagagcttcagttgtagtggacaccttagaacacatcaacgaactcacacaggggagaaaccatttgaatgcattgaatgtggaaagagcttgagttctagtggaaaccttagaagacatcaacgaactcacacgggggagaaaccatttaattgtattgaatgtggaaagagcttcagtcaaagtggagaccttagaacacatcaacaaactcacacaggggagaaaccatttgaatgtattgaatgtggaaagaacttcagtcgtagtggagtccttagaagacatcaacgaactcacacgggggagaaaccatttaattgcattgaatgtggaaagagcttcagttgtagtggacaccttagaacacatcaacgaactcacacaggggtcaAACCGTTTGAacgttttgaatgtggaaagagcttccgtgaaAGTCAAAagcttagaatacatcaacgaacacacacaggggagaaaccctttaaatgtattgaatgtggaaagagttttagtaGTAGTGGtccccttagaatacatcaacgaactcacacaggggtgaaaccgtttgaatgcattgactgtggaaagagattcagtcaaagtggagcccttagaatacatcaacgaacacacacgggagaaaccctttaa